From Sphingopyxis sp. USTB-05, the proteins below share one genomic window:
- a CDS encoding dicarboxylate/amino acid:cation symporter: protein MARTWLILSSLVAGLALGVGWTRLGLAGLTDAVSIADSIGGVWLDGLRMTIIPLVVSLLITGIAKTVDSARGDRVAMRSVVTFIALLWISTAMAAVLVPALLGIFPMPAEAARSLAASLTTSAHVEAPTVGIAAFLRSIVPTNPIAAAANDALLPLILFTAVFAVALARLPAAQREPVTAFFDTIASAVLLIVGWVLALAPIGVLALAFGVGARAGTSAIGALAHYVVIVSSAGLAAWALAYPVAVFGGRVRLLAFAKAVAPAQAVALSTQSSLASLPPMLKASADLGVDRSVSRVSLPVAVAIFRVTSPAMNLAVAIYVAHWLGLPLAPSAIAAGAAVAAITTIGSVSLPGQVSFLTSIAPICVAMGIPIEPLALLIAVEMIPDLVRTVGNVTMDVAATTAIARMGPAHSAVGDAGAEGLDGGEGAAPSLPALATARAHEFEGAKP, encoded by the coding sequence ATGGCGAGAACCTGGCTCATATTGTCGTCGCTGGTCGCGGGGCTTGCGCTGGGCGTGGGATGGACGCGGCTCGGCCTTGCCGGTCTCACGGATGCGGTTTCGATTGCCGACAGCATCGGCGGCGTGTGGCTCGACGGCCTCCGGATGACGATCATTCCGCTCGTCGTCTCGCTTCTCATTACCGGGATCGCAAAGACGGTCGACAGCGCGCGGGGCGACCGCGTTGCGATGCGCTCCGTCGTCACCTTCATCGCGCTGCTGTGGATTTCGACCGCGATGGCGGCGGTACTCGTGCCCGCGCTGCTCGGCATCTTCCCGATGCCCGCCGAGGCGGCGCGCTCGCTCGCGGCGAGCCTGACGACCTCGGCCCATGTCGAGGCGCCGACGGTCGGGATCGCGGCATTCCTGCGCTCGATCGTGCCCACCAATCCGATAGCCGCGGCTGCGAACGACGCGCTGTTGCCGCTCATCCTTTTCACTGCCGTCTTCGCCGTTGCGCTCGCGCGGCTGCCGGCCGCGCAGCGCGAACCGGTCACGGCCTTTTTCGACACGATCGCAAGTGCGGTGCTGCTCATCGTCGGCTGGGTGCTCGCGCTCGCGCCGATCGGTGTGCTTGCGCTCGCTTTCGGCGTCGGCGCGCGCGCGGGCACCTCGGCGATCGGCGCGCTTGCCCATTATGTCGTGATCGTGTCGAGCGCCGGGCTCGCGGCCTGGGCGCTCGCCTATCCGGTCGCGGTGTTCGGCGGCCGCGTCCGCCTGCTCGCCTTCGCAAAGGCGGTGGCACCGGCGCAAGCGGTCGCGCTCAGCACCCAGTCGTCGCTCGCGTCGCTCCCGCCGATGTTGAAAGCGTCGGCCGACCTCGGGGTCGACCGTTCGGTCTCGCGCGTGTCGCTGCCGGTCGCCGTCGCCATCTTCCGGGTGACGAGCCCCGCGATGAACCTCGCGGTCGCCATCTATGTCGCGCACTGGCTCGGCTTGCCGCTCGCCCCTTCGGCGATCGCGGCGGGCGCTGCGGTCGCGGCTATCACGACGATCGGGTCGGTGAGCCTTCCCGGACAGGTGAGTTTTCTCACCTCGATCGCACCGATCTGTGTCGCGATGGGCATTCCGATCGAGCCGCTCGCGCTGCTCATCGCGGTCGAGATGATCCCCGACCTCGTGCGCACCGTCGGCAATGTGACGATGGACGTCGCCGCGACGACGGCGATTGCGCGGATGGGGCCGGCGCACTCGGCCGTCGGCGATGCGGGGGCCGAAGGATTGGACGGCGGGGAGGGCGCCGCACCCTCGTTGCCCGCGCTCGCTACCGCTCGCGCGCACGAATTTGAAGGAGCAAAGCCATGA